In one window of Pseudomonas putida DNA:
- a CDS encoding autotransporter assembly complex protein TamA translates to MTYSGRLGWGVLLLAASCTAWGQSELLVRVKPSNKTLQANIEGYIGSLGDRDEEALLRFSRGAEEQARKAAQALGYYQAQIDTEVKPPSKADQPVQLIIRVDPGEPVRLRNVTVRIEGPASEMKAFRIPDSKALRPGEQLNHGVYEDAKRLIQNQASRYGFFDGRFSRQRLAVDPQAGVADIELVYQSGPRYRLGKVTFGGDAPLDDDLLQRMVGFKPGTPYDSELVAELNNDLQSSGYFEGVRVDAAPTAAVDDVVPVDVRLDTRKPRTLGLGLGFSTDVGPRGKANWTRHWVNPQGHSYGWETELSAPRQNVGLWYDIPLDPPLTDKLRFAGGYQNEEIAGTDTLSKLLTVGPEWHSKLPSGWQRVISLKYQREEYRLGDDSGLSNLLMPGVSFSYLRSDNRIDPHNGYRLQFDLQAAKEGLGSDTNLVHGNVLLKGLTTLGQNHRFLGRVQFGGSATNGYQQNVPPSLRFFAGGDQSVRGYDYQTLSPKNNKGDRIGGRYLVAGSAEYQYSVTEKWRVATFIDQGNSFNSLELPSLKTGVGIGVRWVSPVGPLRLDLARALDDDGGIRLHFSMGPEL, encoded by the coding sequence ATGACGTATTCAGGAAGACTTGGTTGGGGCGTGCTGTTGCTCGCCGCCAGCTGCACAGCATGGGGCCAGAGCGAACTGTTGGTACGGGTCAAACCGTCCAACAAGACGTTGCAGGCCAATATCGAAGGCTACATCGGCAGCCTGGGCGATCGCGACGAGGAGGCCTTGCTGCGGTTCAGCCGCGGGGCTGAGGAGCAGGCGCGCAAGGCGGCCCAGGCGCTGGGCTACTACCAGGCGCAAATCGATACCGAGGTCAAGCCGCCGAGCAAGGCCGATCAACCCGTACAACTGATCATTCGGGTCGACCCTGGCGAGCCGGTGCGCCTGCGCAATGTGACCGTGCGCATCGAAGGCCCGGCGAGCGAGATGAAGGCCTTTCGCATTCCGGACAGCAAGGCATTGCGCCCGGGCGAGCAGCTCAATCATGGTGTCTACGAGGACGCCAAGCGGCTGATCCAGAACCAGGCCTCGCGCTATGGCTTCTTCGACGGGCGCTTTTCACGTCAGCGCCTTGCGGTAGACCCGCAAGCAGGCGTTGCGGATATCGAGCTGGTGTACCAGAGTGGCCCGCGTTATCGCCTGGGCAAGGTGACCTTCGGTGGCGACGCACCGCTGGACGACGACCTGCTGCAACGCATGGTCGGCTTCAAGCCGGGAACACCCTACGATTCCGAACTGGTGGCCGAACTCAATAACGACCTGCAGTCCAGTGGCTATTTCGAAGGAGTACGTGTCGATGCGGCGCCGACGGCGGCGGTCGATGACGTGGTGCCGGTGGACGTGCGCCTGGATACCCGTAAACCGCGAACGCTGGGGCTGGGCCTGGGGTTCTCGACCGACGTGGGGCCACGGGGCAAGGCGAACTGGACACGGCACTGGGTCAATCCCCAAGGCCACAGTTATGGCTGGGAGACCGAGCTCTCGGCGCCCCGGCAGAACGTCGGCCTGTGGTATGACATCCCGCTGGACCCTCCACTGACCGACAAGCTGCGCTTTGCCGGTGGTTACCAGAACGAAGAGATCGCCGGCACCGACACCCTCAGCAAGCTGCTGACTGTCGGCCCCGAATGGCACAGCAAACTGCCCAGCGGCTGGCAGCGGGTGATCTCGCTGAAGTACCAGCGCGAGGAGTACCGCCTGGGCGACGACTCCGGGCTGAGCAACCTGCTGATGCCTGGCGTGAGCTTTTCCTATTTGCGCAGTGACAACCGCATCGACCCGCACAATGGCTATCGCCTGCAGTTCGACCTGCAGGCGGCGAAGGAAGGGCTGGGCTCGGACACCAACCTGGTGCATGGCAATGTCCTGCTCAAGGGCCTCACCACCCTGGGGCAGAACCATCGCTTCCTCGGGCGCGTGCAGTTCGGTGGCAGCGCTACCAACGGCTACCAGCAGAACGTCCCGCCCTCACTACGCTTCTTCGCCGGTGGCGACCAGAGCGTCAGGGGCTATGACTACCAGACGCTGTCGCCGAAGAACAACAAGGGCGACCGTATCGGTGGCCGCTACCTGGTGGCCGGCAGTGCCGAGTACCAATATTCGGTCACGGAGAAATGGCGCGTGGCGACCTTTATCGACCAGGGCAATTCGTTCAATTCGCTGGAACTGCCCAGCCTCAAGACCGGGGTCGGCATCGGCGTGCGCTGGGTCTCGCCAGTCGGGCCGCTGCGTCTGGACCTGGCGCGCGCGCTGGACGACGACGGTGGTATCCGGCTGCATTTCTCCATGGGGCCTGAACTGTGA
- a CDS encoding GNAT family N-acetyltransferase yields the protein MSDAPAHISLLDDGYSREVRSLLYHAYRHEPTFAYLFDAQRRGYERRLRVMVREWVRQHFYLQLPAIGVLVDDRLVGAALIVPPQRRLGVADSWAWRLRMLLGTGRRCTRRYLEYQAALAACLPSQQVHVLPLLGVHPQFQGQHYGEQLLQAVHDWCADDPDTQGVILDTGNAHYLAFYERQGYQEIGEVAVGPIRERVFFHPNPLSSNPPIA from the coding sequence ATGTCCGACGCCCCGGCGCATATCAGCCTGCTCGACGATGGCTACAGCCGCGAAGTGCGTTCGCTGCTCTACCATGCCTATCGCCACGAGCCGACCTTCGCCTATCTGTTCGATGCACAGCGGCGGGGTTATGAGCGGCGCCTGCGGGTGATGGTGCGCGAATGGGTGCGTCAGCACTTCTACCTGCAGTTGCCGGCAATCGGTGTGCTGGTCGACGACCGCCTGGTCGGTGCCGCGCTGATCGTGCCGCCGCAACGTCGCCTTGGCGTGGCCGACAGTTGGGCCTGGCGCCTGCGCATGCTGCTGGGAACAGGCCGGCGCTGCACCCGTCGATACCTCGAGTATCAAGCGGCACTGGCGGCGTGCCTGCCCAGTCAGCAAGTCCATGTGCTGCCTCTGCTGGGGGTGCACCCGCAGTTTCAGGGACAACACTATGGTGAGCAATTGTTACAGGCGGTGCACGACTGGTGCGCCGACGATCCCGATACCCAAGGCGTGATCCTCGACACCGGCAATGCCCATTACCTGGCCTTCTACGAGCGTCAGGGCTATCAGGAGATTGGTGAGGTCGCGGTCGGGCCAATCCGAGAGAGAGTGTTCTTTCATCCGAATCCGCTGTCCTCCAACCCGCCAATTGCTTGA
- the xthA gene encoding exodeoxyribonuclease III, which translates to MKIVSFNINGLRARPHQLAALIEKHQPDVIGLQETKVSDDQFPLAEVQALGYHVHFHGQKGHYGVALLSRQAPLSLVKGFSTDEEDAQRRFIWGTFADADGTPITIMNGYFPQGESRDHPTKFPAKQRFYSDLQTLLEGQFRNDQPLVVMGDVNISPQDCDIGIGADNAKRWLKTGKCSFLPEEREWMERLKGWGLVDSFRHLHPEVADRFSWFDYRSRGFEDEPKRGLRIDLIMASQALLPRLKAAGVDYELRAMEKPSDHAPIWLELA; encoded by the coding sequence ATGAAGATCGTCTCGTTCAACATCAATGGCCTGCGCGCCCGCCCGCACCAGCTGGCTGCGCTGATCGAGAAGCACCAGCCAGACGTCATCGGCCTGCAGGAAACCAAGGTCAGTGACGATCAGTTCCCGCTGGCCGAAGTACAGGCATTGGGCTATCACGTGCATTTCCATGGCCAGAAGGGCCACTACGGGGTTGCCCTGCTCTCGCGCCAGGCGCCATTGTCGCTGGTCAAGGGCTTCAGCACCGATGAAGAGGACGCCCAACGCCGCTTCATCTGGGGCACCTTCGCCGATGCCGACGGCACCCCGATCACCATCATGAACGGCTACTTCCCCCAGGGCGAAAGCCGCGACCACCCCACCAAGTTCCCGGCCAAGCAACGCTTCTACAGCGACCTGCAGACCCTGCTCGAAGGTCAGTTCCGCAATGACCAGCCATTGGTGGTGATGGGCGATGTGAACATCTCGCCCCAGGACTGCGACATCGGCATCGGTGCCGATAACGCCAAGCGCTGGCTCAAGACCGGCAAATGCAGCTTCCTGCCCGAAGAACGTGAATGGATGGAACGCCTCAAAGGCTGGGGCCTGGTGGACAGCTTCCGTCACCTGCACCCGGAGGTAGCGGACCGCTTCAGCTGGTTCGACTACCGCAGCCGCGGTTTCGAGGACGAACCCAAGCGTGGCCTGCGCATCGACCTGATCATGGCCTCGCAGGCACTGCTTCCACGCCTGAAGGCGGCGGGCGTCGACTACGAACTGCGGGCGATGGAGAAGCCCTCGGACCACGCCCCCATCTGGCTGGAACTGGCCTGA
- a CDS encoding alpha/beta fold hydrolase, with product MQLIPWSHDCSEGFTLRGWHSEPSGKPLLHFLHGNGFCCLAYEPMLMRLGEHFDLWLSDVQGHGDSDHGGAFRGWNRTAELVLEAFEAGHQVFGDVPRHALGHSFGGVLTGLILASRPGLFERAVLLDPVLFSRRMIGVMGAAALVGLHRRHALARKAATRRSHWPDREAALASLQGRGIFKGWSDAALHAYIGHAIGDCGEGVVLKCRPGREVEIFSTFPARMWPSLQRITTPTLILHGETTYPFVPHSVRRLVALNANVSERQVAGGHCFMQEDPVSAAQAVEAFLRG from the coding sequence ATGCAGCTGATTCCCTGGTCCCATGATTGCTCGGAAGGTTTCACGCTACGGGGTTGGCATTCCGAGCCGAGCGGCAAACCGTTGCTGCATTTTCTGCACGGCAACGGTTTCTGCTGCCTGGCATACGAGCCCATGCTGATGCGCCTGGGGGAGCACTTCGACCTGTGGTTGTCCGACGTCCAGGGGCACGGCGACAGCGATCACGGCGGCGCCTTTCGTGGCTGGAACCGCACTGCGGAGTTGGTCCTGGAAGCATTCGAGGCGGGACACCAGGTGTTTGGCGATGTGCCGCGCCATGCGCTCGGACACAGTTTTGGTGGGGTGCTGACCGGGCTGATCCTCGCCAGCAGACCTGGGTTGTTCGAGCGTGCAGTACTGCTCGATCCGGTGTTGTTCAGCCGACGCATGATCGGGGTGATGGGCGCGGCGGCACTGGTGGGCCTGCACCGGCGTCATGCCCTGGCGCGCAAGGCCGCAACCCGGCGCAGCCATTGGCCAGACCGCGAGGCGGCGCTGGCGTCGCTGCAGGGGCGGGGGATCTTCAAGGGTTGGAGCGATGCGGCGCTGCACGCGTATATCGGGCATGCCATCGGTGATTGCGGCGAAGGCGTGGTGCTCAAGTGCCGACCCGGCCGTGAGGTGGAGATTTTCAGCACCTTCCCGGCGCGCATGTGGCCCAGTCTGCAGCGCATCACCACGCCGACGCTGATCCTGCATGGTGAAACCACCTACCCATTCGTGCCGCATTCGGTGCGGCGCCTGGTGGCGCTCAATGCCAATGTCAGCGAGCGGCAGGTGGCGGGTGGTCATTGCTTCATGCAGGAAGACCCGGTGAGCGCCGCGCAGGCGGTCGAGGCGTTCCTGCGCGGTTGA
- a CDS encoding LysE family translocator, which produces MLGSYDLLTAFILFAFVSSITPGPNNTMLLASGVNFGVRRSIPHAMGISIGFMLMVLGVGFGLGELFKAWPPLYSILRYVGAAYLLYLAWKIATSGPISGDAAGTRKPLSFWGAAAFQWVNPKAWVMAVGAITTYTPAQGYVLNVIVIAALFALVNLPSVGIWVMFGSALRNLLQNPRWLMLFNVLMALLLVISLYPLLFVESSFS; this is translated from the coding sequence ATGCTCGGCTCATACGATCTGCTCACCGCATTCATCCTGTTCGCCTTCGTTTCTTCGATCACCCCAGGGCCGAACAACACCATGTTGCTGGCGTCCGGCGTCAACTTCGGTGTACGCCGTTCGATCCCCCATGCAATGGGCATCAGCATCGGCTTCATGCTGATGGTGCTGGGCGTGGGGTTCGGGCTGGGCGAACTGTTCAAGGCCTGGCCGCCGCTGTACAGCATCCTGCGCTACGTGGGGGCCGCTTACCTGCTGTACCTGGCGTGGAAGATCGCCACTTCCGGGCCGATCTCAGGGGATGCCGCAGGGACGCGCAAGCCCCTGAGCTTCTGGGGAGCGGCTGCTTTCCAGTGGGTCAATCCGAAGGCCTGGGTCATGGCGGTCGGTGCGATCACGACCTACACCCCGGCCCAGGGCTATGTGCTCAACGTGATCGTCATCGCCGCGCTGTTCGCCTTGGTCAACCTGCCCAGCGTGGGGATCTGGGTCATGTTTGGCAGCGCCTTGCGCAACCTTCTGCAAAATCCGCGCTGGCTGATGCTGTTCAATGTCCTGATGGCCTTGCTGCTGGTGATTTCGTTGTATCCGCTGCTGTTTGTAGAATCGTCGTTTTCCTAG
- a CDS encoding helix-turn-helix transcriptional regulator: protein MNNRIRELRNGRGWSQAELAERLGVSRQTVNAIETGRYDPSLPLAFSIAGVFELSIEEIFDPSAAVQ, encoded by the coding sequence TTGAACAACCGCATCCGTGAATTGCGAAATGGGCGTGGCTGGTCGCAGGCCGAACTGGCCGAGCGACTCGGTGTTTCGCGCCAGACCGTCAATGCCATCGAGACTGGCCGCTACGATCCCAGCCTGCCGCTGGCCTTCAGCATTGCCGGGGTTTTCGAGTTGAGTATCGAAGAGATCTTCGATCCCTCTGCGGCGGTACAGTAA
- a CDS encoding GNAT family N-acetyltransferase, which translates to MSLTIRPARRADAAQILAFITELADYERARHEVVATLADIEHSLFDEGSTVHSLMCERDGTAIGFAVYFYSYSTWLGRNGIYLEDLYITPEQRGGGAGRQVLRHIAREAVAKGCGRLEWSVLDWNEPAIGFYQALGAEAQDEWVRYRLDGERLKAFAQG; encoded by the coding sequence ATGAGCCTGACTATCCGCCCTGCCCGTCGCGCCGACGCCGCCCAGATCCTCGCCTTCATCACCGAGCTTGCCGACTACGAGCGCGCCCGCCACGAAGTGGTAGCGACCCTCGCCGATATCGAGCACAGCCTGTTCGATGAAGGCAGCACCGTGCACAGTCTGATGTGCGAGCGCGACGGCACGGCCATCGGCTTTGCCGTGTACTTCTATAGCTACTCAACCTGGCTGGGCCGCAACGGCATTTACCTCGAAGACCTGTACATCACCCCCGAACAACGCGGCGGCGGTGCTGGTCGCCAGGTACTGCGGCACATCGCGCGCGAGGCCGTAGCCAAAGGTTGCGGGCGCCTGGAATGGAGCGTGCTGGATTGGAATGAACCGGCTATCGGTTTTTACCAGGCGCTGGGCGCAGAAGCGCAAGATGAATGGGTACGTTATCGCCTGGACGGCGAGCGCCTGAAGGCATTCGCACAGGGGTAA
- a CDS encoding MgtC/SapB family protein, which translates to MDSWWQNVWQAIRAEFTDITDEGEVTRILVRLLMAAVLGAVLGFEREHKGKSAGVRTHMLVSMGAALFVLAPSMAGADAQALSRVIQGIVAGIGFLGAGTILKGHGQDTNHVKGLTTAAGLWMTAAIGTAAGMGREATALVSTVLALLVLSSMPVLVEKVEGEGGEAKNEENTKH; encoded by the coding sequence ATGGATTCCTGGTGGCAGAATGTTTGGCAAGCGATACGGGCAGAGTTCACCGACATCACCGATGAAGGCGAGGTGACGCGGATTCTCGTGCGTCTGCTGATGGCGGCGGTGCTTGGCGCGGTGTTGGGTTTCGAGCGCGAGCACAAGGGCAAGTCGGCCGGGGTGCGGACACACATGCTGGTGTCCATGGGTGCAGCCCTGTTCGTGCTGGCACCGAGCATGGCCGGTGCCGATGCACAGGCGTTGAGCCGGGTGATACAGGGGATCGTCGCCGGGATCGGTTTTCTCGGCGCGGGCACCATTCTCAAGGGCCATGGCCAGGACACCAATCACGTTAAAGGGCTGACGACGGCGGCAGGCCTGTGGATGACGGCGGCGATCGGCACGGCGGCGGGCATGGGGCGCGAGGCGACGGCGTTGGTCAGCACGGTGCTGGCCTTGCTGGTGTTGAGCAGCATGCCGGTGCTGGTGGAGAAGGTCGAGGGGGAGGGTGGTGAGGCGAAGAATGAGGAAAACACAAAGCACTGA
- a CDS encoding DUF3203 family protein — protein MPVEIDESNQRCTLIGDKLRIEGLGPEIEIFTDEQLRMSVAVLAGERIPITEAEADALTVIGAVDSRRHLKSSAPGSVI, from the coding sequence ATGCCGGTAGAAATCGACGAAAGCAACCAACGCTGCACACTGATCGGTGACAAGCTGCGCATAGAAGGCCTGGGGCCGGAGATCGAGATCTTCACCGATGAACAGCTGCGCATGTCGGTCGCGGTGCTGGCGGGTGAACGCATACCAATCACCGAAGCCGAAGCCGACGCCCTGACCGTGATCGGTGCGGTGGATAGTCGCAGACATCTCAAGAGCAGTGCTCCAGGCTCGGTAATCTGA
- the ccoG gene encoding cytochrome c oxidase accessory protein CcoG, whose product MSERIPFRIIQIEPAAKSPKRHADGRIQTRSFTGLYRNLRIGFSGLLFVLFFGTAWLNWNGRQAVLWDLADSKFHIFAATFWPQDFILLSALLIICAFGLFAITVFAGRVWCGYSCPQSVWTWLFMWCEKVTEGDRNQRIRLAAAPWSLGKFARRSLKHGLWLAIGVITGLTFVGYFTPIRPLAQELLTLQLGGVALFWVVFFTAATYLNAGWLREAVCMHMCPYARFQSVMFDKDTLAVAYDPGRGESRGPRKKGSDRQAQHLGDCIDCTLCVQVCPTGIDIRDGLQMACIGCAACIDACDGVMDKMGYPRGLIGYKSEHNLQGGRTHWLRPRLLGYATALLVMIGALVMALQMRPMVSLDVIKDRGLFRENAQGQIENIYLLKIINKTQHPQHYRLRLVDAEGFVLHGKQAIFIPAGEMSELPVSVAMLADRPTSSSVDLTFEVQDSDQPQVHSRARSRFVAPLNR is encoded by the coding sequence ATGAGCGAGAGAATCCCCTTCCGAATCATCCAGATCGAGCCTGCGGCCAAGTCCCCCAAGCGCCACGCAGACGGGCGCATCCAGACCCGCAGCTTCACAGGCCTGTACCGCAACCTGCGGATCGGCTTCTCCGGCCTGTTGTTCGTGTTGTTCTTCGGCACGGCCTGGCTGAACTGGAACGGTCGCCAGGCCGTGCTCTGGGACCTTGCCGACAGCAAGTTCCACATCTTTGCCGCAACCTTCTGGCCACAGGATTTCATCCTGCTGTCGGCACTGCTGATCATCTGCGCGTTCGGCCTGTTCGCCATCACCGTCTTCGCCGGGCGGGTGTGGTGCGGCTACAGCTGCCCGCAGAGCGTCTGGACCTGGCTTTTCATGTGGTGCGAGAAGGTCACCGAAGGCGACCGCAACCAGCGCATCCGCCTGGCAGCCGCGCCCTGGAGCCTCGGCAAGTTCGCCCGCCGCAGCCTCAAGCATGGATTGTGGCTGGCCATCGGGGTGATCACTGGCCTCACCTTCGTCGGTTACTTCACCCCCATCCGCCCGCTGGCCCAAGAGCTGCTGACCCTTCAGCTGGGCGGCGTAGCGCTGTTCTGGGTGGTCTTTTTCACTGCCGCCACCTACCTGAACGCCGGCTGGCTGCGTGAAGCCGTGTGCATGCACATGTGCCCCTATGCGCGCTTTCAGAGCGTGATGTTCGACAAGGACACCCTGGCCGTGGCCTACGATCCAGGTCGCGGTGAAAGCCGCGGCCCCCGCAAGAAAGGCAGCGACCGTCAGGCACAGCATCTGGGCGACTGCATCGACTGCACCCTGTGCGTGCAGGTCTGCCCCACCGGCATCGACATCCGCGACGGCCTGCAGATGGCCTGTATCGGTTGCGCTGCGTGCATCGACGCCTGCGACGGGGTCATGGACAAGATGGGCTACCCCCGCGGCCTGATCGGCTACAAGTCCGAACACAACCTCCAAGGCGGCCGCACCCACTGGCTGAGACCGCGCCTGCTGGGTTACGCCACGGCCCTGCTGGTCATGATCGGTGCCCTGGTGATGGCCTTGCAGATGCGCCCGATGGTGTCGCTGGACGTCATCAAGGACCGCGGCCTGTTCCGTGAGAATGCCCAGGGCCAGATCGAGAATATCTACCTGCTCAAGATCATCAACAAGACCCAGCATCCCCAGCACTATCGACTACGTCTGGTAGACGCCGAAGGCTTCGTGCTGCACGGCAAGCAAGCGATATTCATTCCTGCCGGAGAAATGAGCGAACTGCCGGTATCGGTGGCGATGCTCGCCGACCGCCCAACAAGCAGTTCGGTAGACCTCACGTTCGAGGTACAGGACAGCGACCAGCCGCAGGTGCACAGCCGTGCACGCAGCCGTTTCGTTGCGCCGCTCAACCGCTGA
- the mapR gene encoding GntR family transcriptional regulator MpaR (MapR regulates genes involved in Pseudomonas quinolone signal (PQS) production and anthranilate metabolism): MKRYERFADDIAELIRSGVLGPGQRVPSVRYASQTHGVSPSTVFQAYYLLERRGLIRARPRSGYFVNTHAPRQFSEPQAQAPVSESTDVDVSALVFSILDSIKDPHTVPFGSAFPSPTLFPLQRLARSLASASRAMDPRVVVTDLSPGNPQLRRQIALRYMVAGLMLPMEELLITNGALEALNLCLQAVTEPGDLVAIEAPAFYVCLQVLERLKLKAVEIPVHPREGMDLGVLAQTLEKHPVKAVWSMTNFQNPVGASMPEAKKQALVELLHRHQVPLIEDDVYAELYYAQQAPKPAKAFDRDGLVMHCGSFSKSLAPGYRVGWVAAGRFAQKIERLKLMTSLCASMPAQAAIADYLQHGGYDRHLRKLRYALEGQQANMLAAIARHFPAQTRVSQPAGGYFLWLELPEQMDALKLFHMALAQGISIAPGPIFSPTRRFGNCIRLNYGSPWNDATETAMETLGRIVRSF; encoded by the coding sequence ATGAAACGCTACGAACGATTCGCCGACGATATCGCCGAACTGATCCGCTCCGGGGTGCTTGGCCCCGGACAGCGTGTGCCCTCGGTACGCTACGCCAGCCAGACCCACGGGGTCAGCCCCTCCACGGTGTTCCAGGCCTATTACCTGCTCGAGCGCCGCGGGCTGATTCGTGCCCGGCCGCGTTCGGGCTACTTCGTCAATACCCACGCACCTCGCCAGTTCAGCGAACCCCAGGCACAGGCACCGGTCAGCGAATCCACCGATGTCGATGTCAGTGCCCTGGTATTTTCCATCCTTGATTCGATCAAGGACCCTCACACCGTCCCCTTCGGCTCGGCCTTCCCCAGCCCCACCCTGTTCCCGCTGCAGCGCCTGGCCCGCTCGCTGGCCAGCGCCAGCCGCGCCATGGACCCACGCGTGGTGGTCACCGACCTGTCACCGGGCAACCCGCAGTTGCGCCGCCAGATCGCCCTGCGCTACATGGTCGCCGGCCTGATGCTGCCGATGGAAGAGCTGCTGATCACCAATGGCGCGCTGGAAGCCCTCAACCTGTGCCTGCAGGCAGTCACAGAGCCGGGGGACCTGGTTGCCATCGAAGCCCCGGCCTTCTACGTGTGCCTGCAGGTGCTCGAACGACTGAAGCTCAAGGCCGTGGAAATTCCCGTGCACCCACGTGAAGGCATGGACTTGGGTGTACTGGCACAAACCCTGGAGAAACACCCGGTCAAGGCCGTATGGTCGATGACCAACTTCCAGAACCCGGTCGGCGCGAGCATGCCCGAGGCGAAAAAGCAGGCACTGGTCGAACTCCTGCACCGCCACCAGGTGCCGCTGATCGAGGACGACGTCTACGCCGAGCTCTACTACGCCCAGCAAGCGCCCAAGCCGGCCAAGGCCTTCGACCGCGACGGCCTGGTCATGCACTGCGGCTCGTTCTCCAAGAGCCTCGCCCCAGGCTACCGGGTGGGCTGGGTCGCCGCCGGCCGTTTCGCTCAGAAGATCGAGCGGCTCAAGCTGATGACCTCGCTGTGCGCCTCGATGCCGGCCCAGGCCGCCATCGCCGACTACCTGCAACATGGCGGTTACGATCGCCACCTGCGCAAGTTGCGCTACGCCCTGGAAGGCCAGCAGGCCAACATGCTCGCCGCCATTGCCCGCCATTTCCCGGCGCAGACACGGGTCAGCCAGCCCGCCGGCGGCTACTTCCTGTGGCTGGAACTGCCCGAGCAGATGGACGCGCTCAAGCTGTTCCACATGGCCCTGGCGCAAGGCATCAGCATCGCACCGGGGCCGATCTTCTCGCCGACCCGGCGCTTCGGCAACTGCATCAGGCTGAACTACGGCAGCCCGTGGAACGACGCCACGGAGACTGCGATGGAGACACTGGGGCGTATCGTGCGCTCATTCTGA